From the genome of Spirosomataceae bacterium TFI 002, one region includes:
- a CDS encoding asparagine synthase (glutamine-hydrolyzing), with translation MLSNGESFLQYGKKAKIINGVSFMFLADIFACPEIDHTTNVQQFTGEFATVTLNRSGRQTNLSRDVFGAKSLFYYYKNYLLIASTEIRYILQALETQPAYNESKISEYLDLESDNDIIDEDTFFEDIKRVLPGEICIIFPDGVKKQYFYKPADYPIEHYPNPINFFGNAFENAVKNRLSPQQSTGANLSGGLDSSSVVSVFRHLSSHKLDTFYFDTNLDSANEKKIAEVVADEKLTNHHSVRASKNQLENTKELIKITASPDTLSIPSNIFIPIYRKANKLGNSVVLSGHGGDNILENGLDYIEELETRDEVETALYSYFSHLNISEKETEERITRYYLNKNGKSLRDVLPAVLRGEMNFFIVLEMFLQKLKASNKSPDLALKPSRNNSNTLKKLYPEVRHKKVARLLSNNLSTLSIQAMEAINAISKANEIETSYPFLSKEILETVAKIPSELNFHKGKTRGILKQAMQGTVPDVVLNRTDKSNFTDFYVNFVMKLIPRVSNVLRAEHVVWNYANSQAYRNAENAIFDKEIPAHKKLREAKTCYRVISLGLWLDAFAS, from the coding sequence ATGCTCAGCAATGGTGAGAGCTTTTTACAGTATGGTAAAAAAGCCAAAATCATTAATGGCGTATCATTTATGTTTTTGGCTGACATATTTGCCTGTCCAGAAATTGACCACACCACCAATGTGCAACAATTCACTGGTGAGTTTGCAACAGTAACCTTGAATAGATCAGGTAGGCAGACCAACTTATCTCGTGACGTGTTCGGAGCAAAGAGCTTGTTCTATTATTACAAAAACTATTTACTCATTGCCAGTACCGAAATCCGATACATACTCCAAGCTTTAGAAACTCAACCAGCATACAATGAATCCAAAATCTCCGAATATCTTGACCTAGAATCTGACAACGATATTATAGATGAGGATACTTTTTTCGAAGATATAAAAAGGGTTCTCCCTGGAGAAATCTGTATCATTTTCCCAGATGGAGTCAAGAAACAGTATTTCTATAAACCAGCTGATTATCCTATCGAGCATTACCCAAACCCTATTAACTTTTTTGGTAATGCATTTGAAAACGCAGTCAAAAACAGGCTAAGTCCACAACAAAGTACAGGTGCTAATCTCAGTGGTGGCTTAGATTCATCCTCCGTTGTTTCGGTATTTCGACATTTATCGAGCCACAAGCTCGACACATTTTACTTTGACACAAATTTAGATTCTGCCAATGAGAAGAAAATTGCGGAAGTAGTTGCCGACGAAAAACTAACTAATCATCATTCCGTAAGAGCTTCAAAAAATCAACTTGAAAACACCAAAGAATTAATAAAGATTACTGCCAGTCCAGATACCTTAAGTATCCCCTCCAATATCTTTATACCCATCTATCGCAAAGCAAATAAACTCGGGAACTCGGTTGTCCTTTCTGGTCATGGAGGAGATAATATTTTAGAAAATGGTTTGGACTATATAGAAGAACTCGAAACAAGGGATGAAGTTGAGACTGCTTTGTATTCGTACTTTTCTCACTTGAATATAAGTGAAAAAGAAACCGAAGAGCGAATCACTAGGTACTATTTAAACAAAAATGGAAAATCCTTACGGGATGTTCTTCCAGCTGTTTTAAGAGGTGAAATGAATTTCTTTATAGTGCTTGAGATGTTTTTACAAAAGCTAAAAGCCTCAAACAAAAGCCCTGATCTGGCATTAAAACCATCCCGAAATAATTCTAATACATTAAAAAAACTTTACCCAGAGGTTCGACACAAAAAAGTTGCACGTTTACTGTCAAATAATCTCAGCACACTCTCTATTCAAGCAATGGAGGCCATTAATGCAATTTCTAAAGCAAATGAGATTGAGACCTCATATCCGTTTTTGAGCAAAGAAATTCTTGAAACTGTTGCTAAAATCCCTTCTGAACTTAATTTTCACAAAGGCAAAACTCGAGGTATTCTTAAACAAGCGATGCAAGGCACAGTTCCTGATGTCGTTTTAAATCGAACAGATAAAAGTAACTTCACCGACTTTTATGTAAACTTTGTCATGAAACTTATACCTCGTGTAAGTAATGTACTTAGGGCGGAACATGTAGTTTGGAATTATGCCAACTCACAAGCCTATAGAAACGCAGAAAATGCTATTTTTGACAAGGAAATTCCTGCACATAAAAAACTTAGAGAAGCTAAAACATGCTACAGAGTTATAAGTCTCGGATTATGGTTAGATGCTTTTGCATCTTAG
- a CDS encoding TonB-linked outer membrane protein, SusC/RagA family, whose translation MKKTIFTICILFIALIGYGQDISGKVTDPNGQSLPGVSVTVKGTTRGAITNTSGDYSVEAKKGDVLVFSFIGMIAQSVSVGNQKVVNIVLQEDSQQLGEVVVTALGISREKRSLGYSTQEVSSKEINEIPETNIVNALQGRIAGAQISRQGGAPGQGSQIILRGINSLNPGADNQPLFIVDGVPISNDIFTVGGGDGRGATNRAADIDLNDVESVNVLKGGAATALYGVRAANGAIIISTKKGKNGKTVFNITSTVGSDEINKIPNTQREYTQGYSNEYDKNSFWPTWGPTVAEAQALDSNHPSELYNNFEQGYQRGSQFNLHLDASGGTENTSFFSSFSKFDQTGIVPFTDYGKMSGKVNGTIKLSNKFTMLASANFINSGGLRTDASAFNTRLVYWAPQKDVSDFEYSEGPLKGTMKPYRPEIATGNNPIYGNKTNTFKDNVNRLIGNIGFNFQPISGMDISYRFGMDYFADSRKASAPGPSGIEGEAIFEDNGLGFITETRIASRDLTNNLVVSYERDLNEDFDMTLRAGVDAFERSYDRVSTTGTQFEVWDFIHLSNAANITTSQFLSKRRLVGLYGEASFSFRDMLYLTVTDRNDWSSTLPQGNNSFNYPSVSMGYIFTDMIAAKPNWFEYGKLRASYAQIGKDAIGAYLTSDVYGANAPGFPIGDVTGWTRPNNKADLNLLNEQTTEIEIGTELRFLKNRLTLDASWYKSNAMNQILGVPVANTSGYSTFTTNSGEIQNSGIELLLNAAIIENSNFKWNFTANFTNNNNKVISIKDGIDNIYIGEDYGYNGGSALQILYPGYSYGNLLGTSYKRYYENPADEDPLVIDKSRPIVIGSDGFPVRELEPKILGNSIAKWFANFGNRFTYKNFALGFNIDVRQGFQKFNSLDNFLAAFGMSDYSTNRNETIVFEGVTANGEPNTKEVYLGQGNGPDGVNYGAGFYRNVYRGVAENFVEDASWVRLQNLNVSYSLPQSVLEKSPIKNVLLSLTGTNLWLSTPYSGFDPEVSVSTGNDQGFAGRGAYPGLKSYAATLRLTF comes from the coding sequence ATGAAAAAAACAATTTTTACTATTTGCATTCTGTTCATTGCCTTAATAGGGTATGGGCAGGATATATCAGGGAAAGTGACTGACCCAAATGGTCAATCTCTCCCAGGTGTAAGTGTGACAGTAAAGGGTACCACGCGTGGTGCCATAACCAATACTAGTGGAGATTATAGTGTTGAGGCGAAAAAAGGAGATGTACTGGTATTTTCATTTATCGGTATGATTGCCCAAAGTGTTAGTGTAGGTAATCAGAAAGTTGTAAATATTGTTCTACAAGAAGATTCTCAACAGCTTGGTGAGGTAGTAGTTACTGCATTAGGTATTTCGCGTGAGAAAAGATCCTTGGGATATTCAACTCAAGAAGTTAGTTCTAAAGAAATAAATGAAATCCCAGAAACGAACATTGTAAATGCCTTGCAAGGTAGAATTGCTGGAGCTCAAATTTCGCGTCAAGGTGGTGCACCGGGTCAAGGGTCACAAATCATTTTAAGGGGAATAAATTCGCTTAATCCTGGAGCAGATAATCAGCCATTGTTTATAGTTGATGGTGTTCCTATAAGCAATGATATTTTTACTGTTGGTGGTGGAGATGGGCGTGGAGCAACAAATCGTGCTGCAGATATTGACCTTAACGATGTAGAAAGTGTAAATGTCTTAAAAGGTGGTGCAGCAACTGCTTTGTATGGTGTACGAGCAGCAAATGGAGCAATCATTATTTCTACAAAAAAAGGGAAGAACGGAAAGACGGTTTTTAATATTACGTCTACTGTAGGAAGTGATGAGATAAATAAGATTCCTAATACACAAAGAGAATATACACAAGGCTATTCTAACGAATACGACAAAAATAGTTTTTGGCCAACATGGGGGCCTACTGTTGCAGAAGCACAGGCATTGGATTCAAATCACCCATCAGAGTTGTATAATAATTTTGAGCAAGGGTATCAACGGGGAAGTCAATTCAACCTACATTTAGATGCCTCAGGTGGAACGGAGAATACTTCTTTCTTTTCTTCTTTTTCAAAATTTGATCAAACAGGAATAGTTCCTTTTACTGATTATGGGAAAATGAGCGGAAAGGTTAACGGGACGATAAAGTTGAGTAATAAATTTACAATGCTTGCTTCTGCAAACTTTATAAACTCTGGCGGATTACGTACTGACGCTAGTGCCTTTAACACCCGCCTAGTATATTGGGCTCCTCAAAAAGATGTTTCGGACTTTGAATATTCTGAAGGCCCACTAAAGGGAACAATGAAACCATATCGTCCAGAAATTGCTACAGGAAATAACCCAATTTATGGTAACAAGACTAATACCTTTAAAGATAATGTAAACCGACTTATTGGAAATATTGGTTTTAACTTCCAACCGATATCAGGTATGGATATCAGCTACAGGTTTGGAATGGATTACTTTGCCGACAGTCGTAAAGCCAGTGCCCCTGGCCCGAGTGGAATAGAAGGAGAAGCGATTTTCGAAGATAATGGCTTAGGATTCATTACCGAAACAAGAATTGCCAGTCGTGATCTTACCAATAACCTAGTGGTTTCTTACGAAAGAGATTTAAACGAGGATTTTGACATGACCCTGAGGGCGGGTGTTGATGCCTTTGAAAGATCATATGATAGAGTCTCTACTACTGGAACACAGTTTGAAGTGTGGGATTTTATTCATTTGAGCAATGCAGCAAACATTACAACATCTCAATTTTTAAGTAAAAGGAGACTTGTTGGTTTATATGGAGAAGCAAGTTTTTCGTTTAGAGACATGCTTTATTTGACAGTTACAGATAGAAATGATTGGTCTTCTACACTTCCTCAAGGCAACAATTCGTTCAACTACCCATCGGTAAGTATGGGTTATATTTTTACCGACATGATTGCTGCCAAACCAAATTGGTTTGAATATGGTAAGTTGAGAGCTTCTTATGCACAGATTGGGAAGGATGCAATTGGAGCGTATTTAACTTCTGACGTTTATGGTGCAAATGCACCTGGGTTTCCTATTGGTGATGTAACTGGTTGGACTAGACCAAATAACAAGGCTGACCTTAATTTATTAAACGAACAAACCACCGAAATTGAGATAGGTACAGAATTAAGATTTCTTAAAAATAGGTTGACTTTAGATGCCTCTTGGTATAAGTCAAATGCAATGAACCAAATTCTTGGAGTACCCGTAGCAAATACATCAGGTTACAGTACTTTCACGACAAACAGTGGTGAAATTCAAAACTCGGGAATTGAATTGCTTTTGAATGCAGCAATCATTGAAAATAGTAACTTCAAATGGAATTTTACTGCCAATTTTACAAATAATAATAATAAGGTAATCTCCATAAAAGACGGAATAGACAATATTTATATTGGAGAAGATTATGGTTACAATGGCGGGTCGGCATTACAAATTCTTTACCCTGGGTATTCTTACGGAAACTTACTTGGGACAAGCTATAAACGCTATTATGAAAACCCTGCAGATGAAGATCCATTAGTGATAGACAAGTCTAGACCGATAGTTATTGGTAGTGATGGATTTCCAGTACGTGAGTTAGAGCCTAAGATTTTGGGAAATTCTATTGCCAAATGGTTCGCAAACTTTGGTAATCGCTTTACTTACAAAAACTTTGCTTTAGGATTTAATATTGATGTTCGTCAAGGGTTCCAAAAATTCAATTCTTTAGATAACTTCCTTGCAGCTTTTGGAATGTCGGATTATTCTACCAATAGAAACGAAACTATCGTTTTTGAAGGGGTCACTGCCAATGGCGAACCTAATACAAAAGAGGTTTATTTGGGACAAGGAAATGGGCCAGATGGTGTGAACTACGGTGCGGGTTTTTATCGTAATGTTTACAGAGGAGTTGCAGAAAACTTTGTTGAAGATGCTTCTTGGGTAAGACTACAAAACTTAAATGTGAGTTACAGTTTACCTCAATCTGTTTTGGAGAAATCACCTATTAAAAACGTATTACTTTCACTTACAGGTACTAACCTTTGGTTAAGTACGCCATACAGTGGATTTGATCCAGAGGTGTCGGTAAGTACAGGAAATGATCAAGGATTTGCAGGAAGAGGAGCATATCCAGGGTTGAAATCGTACGCAGCAACTTTACGTTTAACTTTTTAA
- a CDS encoding Starch-binding associating with outer membrane, producing MRYKLLITILFFGFIATSCNDYLDVNVNPNGAVRPPLKGLLANVTYNTGVNMYNMGGTTSFYTQYLASPNPASPTDVYERVSTSGTWGSIYGVMSDIYDMEKFAKENNSYHYIGVAKVLMAINLATAVDAYGDVPFSEALSFETIVPKFDSQQELYTKVNQLLDEAIVELGKTNDGEALPKANDFIHGGSVSKWIKTAYTLKARYLNHLSGTPNYNADAVLAAAAKGYTSNADDAQVTQFQQRNPWAQVAVNNANLVLGGWLSEQFIDALNGTTFGTVDPRLAKITSPLPNGKFIGTENGKGRTGDGAGAQTVVYLTTDGFYSSTNAPLIIASFSELKMIEAEANFRAGNTNKAYDALLAGVTANHSKLGVAPEATTSYLASGILPATAADVKLKDIFNQKYITMFLHPESWVDARRFNYSYDKFTLPVNAALGTAFVRRLDYPDTEYQRNAANVPKVDLTTPIFWN from the coding sequence ATGAGATATAAATTATTAATAACAATATTGTTTTTCGGGTTCATTGCTACTAGTTGTAATGATTACCTAGATGTTAATGTAAATCCTAATGGAGCTGTAAGGCCACCACTGAAAGGTTTACTCGCCAATGTTACTTACAATACTGGTGTGAATATGTATAACATGGGAGGTACTACTTCATTTTATACACAATACCTAGCCTCTCCCAATCCTGCTTCGCCAACCGATGTGTATGAAAGAGTAAGTACTAGTGGAACTTGGGGTAGTATATATGGAGTCATGTCGGATATTTATGACATGGAGAAGTTTGCAAAAGAGAACAATTCGTACCACTACATTGGTGTTGCGAAGGTTTTGATGGCTATTAATCTTGCTACTGCGGTGGATGCATATGGAGATGTGCCATTTAGTGAAGCATTGTCTTTTGAAACCATAGTACCAAAATTTGACAGTCAGCAAGAACTTTATACCAAAGTAAATCAGTTACTAGATGAAGCTATAGTGGAGCTGGGTAAAACAAACGACGGTGAAGCACTACCCAAAGCAAATGACTTTATTCATGGCGGAAGTGTTTCAAAGTGGATAAAAACTGCTTACACGCTTAAAGCTCGTTACCTGAATCACCTATCTGGCACTCCAAACTACAATGCAGATGCTGTGTTGGCAGCGGCTGCCAAAGGATACACTTCCAATGCTGACGACGCTCAAGTTACTCAGTTTCAGCAAAGAAATCCATGGGCACAAGTGGCCGTAAATAATGCAAATCTAGTTCTTGGTGGATGGCTATCGGAGCAATTTATTGATGCTTTGAATGGAACAACCTTTGGTACAGTAGATCCTAGATTAGCGAAAATTACAAGCCCCCTTCCAAATGGTAAATTCATAGGAACTGAAAATGGTAAAGGTAGAACTGGCGATGGTGCAGGAGCACAAACAGTCGTTTACCTTACCACAGATGGTTTTTATTCAAGTACTAATGCTCCCCTTATCATTGCATCTTTTTCAGAGTTAAAGATGATTGAAGCGGAAGCTAATTTTAGAGCTGGGAATACCAATAAAGCATATGATGCTTTATTGGCTGGGGTAACTGCTAATCATTCAAAACTTGGTGTTGCTCCAGAAGCTACTACAAGTTATTTAGCATCTGGAATTCTACCAGCAACTGCTGCTGATGTAAAGTTGAAAGATATATTTAATCAAAAATATATCACAATGTTCCTACATCCAGAGTCTTGGGTAGATGCTAGAAGGTTTAATTATTCGTATGACAAATTCACTTTGCCTGTTAACGCAGCATTGGGAACTGCCTTTGTACGTAGGTTAGATTATCCGGATACT